DNA sequence from the Rhizobium lusitanum genome:
GGAAGGCGGCATTATGCAAATAAATACGAGGACGACGGGTGCGTTGGTGAATGGGGACAATGCACCGCAGGCGTTCAGTGCGGTTTGCCTTGAAGCGGGAGAAAAAGGGGAGATGCAGCATAACGTATTGTTCGAGCGTGTCAGTGCACGCTTGAAGGCTCAGGTCGGTCCGGATGTTTATGCCAGTTGGTTTGCACGGCTTAAGCTGCATTCGGTATCGAAGAGCGTCGTTAGGCTGACTGTTCCGACAACATTTCTGAAGTCCTGGATCAACAATCGTTATCTTGACCTCATCACCAGCCTATTCCAGGTGGAAGATGCCGAAGTCCTGAAGGTTGAAATTCTGGTTCGTACCGCGACCCGCCACGCTGCAAAGCCTAGCGCGGATGTGCAGGTCGTCGTTCCCGACTCGACCGCCGTGGCGCCGATCCGTCGCACGACGGCCCAGCCTGCCGGTCATATCATGGCCCAAGCCGTGAGCGCGGCTGCCGCTGCCCGGCCGGCGACGATGGGCTCGCCGCTGTTCGGTTCGCCGCTGGATTCCCGTTTTACTTTCGATACCTATGTCGAAGGCAGCTCGAACCGGGTAAGCCTTGCCGCCGCCAAGACCATCGCTGAAGCCGGCTCCGGCGCTGTGCGGTTCAATCCGCTCTTCGTTCACTCGACGGTCGGTCTCGGCAAGACGCATCTCCTGCAGGCGATCGCCAATGCCGCCGTGCAGAACCCGCGCAATCTGCGTGTTGTCTATCTGACCGCGGAATATTTCATGTGGCGCTTCGCCACCGCCATTCGCGACAATGATGCGCTGACGCTGAAGGATTCGCTGCGCAACAT
Encoded proteins:
- the dnaA gene encoding chromosomal replication initiator protein DnaA → MQINTRTTGALVNGDNAPQAFSAVCLEAGEKGEMQHNVLFERVSARLKAQVGPDVYASWFARLKLHSVSKSVVRLTVPTTFLKSWINNRYLDLITSLFQVEDAEVLKVEILVRTATRHAAKPSADVQVVVPDSTAVAPIRRTTAQPAGHIMAQAVSAAAAARPATMGSPLFGSPLDSRFTFDTYVEGSSNRVSLAAAKTIAEAGSGAVRFNPLFVHSTVGLGKTHLLQAIANAAVQNPRNLRVVYLTAEYFMWRFATAIRDNDALTLKDSLRNIDLLIIDDMQFLQGKMIQHEFCHLLNMLLDSAKQVVVAADRAPWELESLDPRVRSRLQGGVAIEVEAPDYEMRLEILKRRLEAARLEDPSLEIPAELLSHVARNVTASGRELEGAFNQLIFRRSFEPNLTVERVDELLAHLVGSGEPRRVRIEDIQRIVARHYNVSRQELVSNRRTRVIVKPRQIAMYLAKTLTPRSFPEIGRRFGGRDHTTVLHAVRKIEELISGDTKLSHEIELLKRLINE